One Mycobacterium kubicae genomic window carries:
- a CDS encoding phosphotransferase family protein — protein sequence MTTQLQERLPAVLQPVLGGQVGIENLRALTGGASRSTWAFDAVTGAQRRALILRIGPPDDVHAGMELEARVQAAAAAVGAPVPAILTASDSPAALGNPFLICQEIKGETIVRRIERQLDASGRERLLGQCAQALAAIHRADTADPSLERGDQLMQWRERLDAMGDTTATFEWGFRWLAAHQPPPSPAVLVHGDFRMGNLIVDGSDLAAVLDWELVHVGAAYEDLAWFCIRAWRFGAPASRGAGGLGGIEDFLQAYEEASETSLDRVAFHWWLVLATLRWGIICRHQAERHLSGQARSVELATIGRRVCETEWDLLALLDEGVGV from the coding sequence GTGACCACGCAACTGCAGGAACGTCTCCCAGCGGTGCTGCAACCGGTGCTCGGCGGGCAAGTGGGGATCGAGAATCTGCGCGCCCTCACCGGTGGCGCCAGCCGCAGCACCTGGGCGTTCGACGCCGTCACCGGTGCGCAGCGCCGAGCACTGATCCTGCGTATCGGCCCGCCCGATGACGTCCATGCCGGGATGGAATTGGAGGCGCGCGTGCAGGCCGCCGCCGCAGCGGTCGGGGCACCCGTCCCGGCCATTCTGACCGCATCGGACTCGCCTGCCGCACTGGGTAACCCGTTCTTGATCTGCCAAGAGATCAAGGGCGAGACCATTGTTCGCCGCATCGAACGTCAACTCGACGCATCCGGGCGGGAGCGGCTGTTAGGCCAATGCGCGCAGGCGCTCGCGGCCATCCATCGCGCCGACACCGCCGATCCCAGCTTGGAACGCGGCGATCAACTCATGCAATGGCGTGAGCGACTCGACGCCATGGGTGACACCACCGCGACCTTCGAGTGGGGATTCCGTTGGCTGGCTGCCCATCAGCCGCCGCCGTCGCCCGCGGTCCTGGTGCACGGCGACTTCCGCATGGGCAACCTGATCGTCGACGGATCCGATCTCGCCGCGGTGCTCGATTGGGAGCTCGTTCATGTCGGTGCCGCCTATGAGGACCTGGCCTGGTTCTGTATTCGCGCGTGGCGTTTCGGCGCCCCGGCCAGCCGCGGCGCAGGCGGTCTGGGTGGCATCGAGGATTTCCTGCAAGCCTACGAGGAGGCCAGCGAGACCTCCCTCGACCGGGTGGCGTTTCACTGGTGGCTGGTGCTGGCGACGTTGCGGTGGGGCATCATCTGTCGGCATCAGGCCGAACGCCACTTGAGCGGACAGGCCCGCTCGGTGGAGTTGGCCACGATTGGGCGGCGGGTGTGCGAAACGGAGTGGGACCTGCTCGCTCTGCTCGACGAGGGGGTCGGCGTATGA
- a CDS encoding acyl-CoA dehydrogenase family protein has translation MDFALPEHLPGVLAEMDEFIETEIKPLEREHIQYFDKRREHARTDWDNDGVPRAEWEDLLSEMRRRADRAGWLRYGLPSQFGGRDGTNIDMAVIREHLAHKGLGLHNDLQNESSIVGNFPQVIMMDRFGTETQKTEWIEALITGERSMAFGLTEPNHGSDATWLETRAERDGDGWIINGAKRFNTGVHRATHDLVFARTSGEPGHPLGITAFLVPTDAPGFHVPYYWWTFNMPTDHGEVELTDVRVADDAVLGEVDRGLEVGQTFLHENRIRQAASSLGAAQYCIDRAVAYAGERRVFGKPLSVNQAVQWPLVELQTEAQMVRLLVYYAAAHLDSNHHMEVSDKVAMANYRANRLVCEAADRAMQVFGGVGYSRHEPFEHIYRHHRRYRITEGAEEIQMRRVAQRLFRFGKK, from the coding sequence GTGGATTTCGCTCTGCCAGAACACCTCCCGGGCGTCCTTGCGGAGATGGACGAGTTCATCGAGACCGAGATCAAGCCGCTGGAGCGCGAACACATCCAGTACTTCGACAAGCGCCGAGAACACGCCCGCACCGACTGGGACAATGACGGTGTTCCACGCGCCGAATGGGAAGATCTGCTTTCCGAGATGCGTCGGCGCGCCGACCGGGCGGGCTGGCTGCGCTACGGCCTGCCGTCGCAATTCGGCGGTCGTGACGGCACCAACATCGACATGGCCGTCATCCGCGAGCACTTGGCGCACAAAGGACTAGGCCTGCACAACGACCTGCAGAACGAGTCGTCCATCGTCGGCAACTTCCCGCAGGTCATCATGATGGACCGGTTCGGGACCGAGACGCAGAAAACCGAATGGATCGAAGCGCTGATCACCGGTGAGCGGTCGATGGCCTTCGGATTGACCGAACCCAACCACGGATCGGACGCCACCTGGCTGGAGACCCGCGCCGAGCGAGACGGCGACGGCTGGATCATCAACGGCGCCAAGCGGTTCAACACCGGGGTGCACCGCGCCACCCACGATCTGGTGTTCGCCCGCACCTCCGGCGAACCCGGACACCCGCTTGGCATCACCGCGTTCCTGGTGCCCACCGACGCCCCGGGGTTCCACGTGCCCTACTACTGGTGGACGTTCAACATGCCGACCGACCACGGTGAAGTGGAATTGACCGACGTCCGAGTGGCCGACGACGCCGTGCTCGGTGAGGTGGACCGCGGGTTGGAGGTCGGCCAAACGTTCCTGCACGAGAACCGCATTCGCCAGGCGGCCAGCAGCCTCGGTGCCGCCCAGTACTGCATCGACCGCGCCGTCGCTTACGCCGGCGAACGACGAGTGTTCGGCAAGCCGCTGTCGGTCAACCAGGCCGTACAGTGGCCGCTCGTCGAACTGCAGACCGAAGCGCAGATGGTGCGACTGCTGGTGTACTACGCGGCCGCGCACCTGGACAGCAACCACCACATGGAAGTCTCCGACAAGGTGGCGATGGCCAACTACCGCGCCAACAGGCTGGTCTGCGAGGCCGCCGACCGGGCCATGCAAGTGTTCGGCGGCGTCGGCTACAGCCGCCATGAGCCGTTCGAGCACATCTACCGCCATCATCGTCGGTACCGGATCACCGAGGGTGCCGAAGAGATTCAAATGCGCCGAGTTGCCCAGCGGCTGTTCAGGTTCGGCAAGAAGTGA
- a CDS encoding TetR/AcrR family transcriptional regulator, translating to MSAPQGSRALSAKGRQTQEAIEQAARKLFAERGFHGTTLADITAAAGKSSAVFYRYFTDKEDLLAALAQSFLHDVVTPSGLSVHLPESPNDDAFFTSVVTGYWNMFKQNIGIMIAVAQLAATKQRFATVQNQFRRFGMDIVAASVRRAQEHGYGGELNPEHTAAAIALLFENFTTVFVGTAGNGGLGVTITDEDAVATLSTVWKKTLYGA from the coding sequence ATGTCGGCTCCCCAGGGTTCACGAGCGCTCAGCGCCAAGGGCCGCCAGACCCAGGAGGCGATCGAGCAAGCCGCCCGAAAGCTGTTCGCCGAGCGCGGCTTTCATGGCACCACCTTGGCCGACATCACCGCGGCGGCGGGCAAATCGTCGGCGGTGTTCTACCGGTACTTCACTGACAAGGAGGATTTGCTGGCCGCCCTGGCGCAATCCTTCCTGCACGACGTTGTGACACCGTCCGGATTGAGCGTGCACCTCCCGGAATCGCCCAACGACGATGCGTTCTTCACATCGGTGGTCACCGGGTACTGGAACATGTTCAAGCAGAACATCGGCATCATGATCGCGGTCGCTCAACTCGCGGCCACCAAACAACGCTTCGCCACAGTGCAGAACCAATTCCGGCGGTTCGGCATGGACATCGTCGCCGCGTCCGTCCGCCGTGCCCAGGAGCACGGCTACGGCGGGGAACTGAATCCGGAACACACGGCGGCCGCGATCGCGCTGCTGTTCGAGAACTTCACCACCGTCTTCGTCGGAACCGCCGGCAACGGTGGACTCGGCGTCACCATCACCGACGAAGACGCCGTCGCCACCCTATCGACCGTCTGGAAGAAAACTCTCTACGGCGCTTAA
- a CDS encoding hydroxymethylglutaryl-CoA lyase: MTHVDIREVSLRDGLQIEKPIPLSAKLELLAAVAATGVREVEATAFVSPSKVPSMADAAELAAELHNYPDIDFSALVASPNGARRAIAAGLRSVEYVVAASDAFSNANVGRDSAQATGQIGDIVAIAHDGGATVEVIVATAWDCPFDGPTPPQRVLDIAAAACDQGVDRFCIADTIGTATPGRVKSLIAQLRPVIGDLPLGGHFHNTRGSGLASAYAAVDSGVTRLDASVGGLGGCPFAPGATGNIATEDLVYLLRDSDIDVDIDLTAAVAAARVAQSVVGHDLPSALLRAGDRIRS, encoded by the coding sequence ATGACACACGTCGACATCCGCGAGGTGTCGCTGCGCGATGGTTTGCAAATCGAGAAGCCAATCCCGTTGTCCGCCAAGCTCGAGTTGCTCGCGGCGGTCGCGGCCACCGGAGTGCGGGAAGTGGAGGCGACCGCCTTCGTCTCCCCGTCGAAGGTGCCGTCCATGGCCGACGCCGCCGAACTCGCCGCCGAGTTGCACAACTATCCCGACATCGATTTCTCCGCGCTGGTCGCCAGTCCCAACGGCGCACGCCGGGCCATCGCCGCCGGGCTGCGCTCGGTGGAATACGTGGTGGCCGCCAGCGACGCGTTCAGCAACGCCAACGTCGGGCGTGACAGCGCCCAAGCCACCGGACAAATCGGCGATATCGTGGCCATCGCTCACGACGGCGGCGCCACCGTGGAGGTCATCGTCGCCACGGCGTGGGACTGCCCGTTCGACGGGCCGACGCCGCCGCAGCGGGTTCTGGACATCGCCGCGGCCGCCTGCGATCAGGGAGTGGACCGGTTCTGCATCGCCGACACCATCGGCACCGCCACTCCGGGACGAGTCAAGTCGCTTATCGCCCAACTTCGTCCGGTCATCGGGGACCTGCCATTGGGGGGACACTTCCACAACACCCGCGGCTCGGGCTTGGCCAGCGCCTACGCGGCGGTCGATTCCGGGGTCACTCGGCTGGACGCGTCGGTCGGCGGGCTCGGTGGATGCCCGTTCGCCCCGGGCGCGACCGGCAACATCGCCACCGAGGATCTGGTGTATCTGTTGCGCGACAGCGATATCGACGTGGACATCGATTTGACCGCCGCCGTCGCGGCGGCGCGGGTCGCCCAATCGGTGGTCGGGCACGACTTACCCAGCGCACTCTTGCGCGCCGGAGACCGGATTCGCAGCTGA
- a CDS encoding CaiB/BaiF CoA transferase family protein: MTALGPLDGIRVLELGTLIAGPFAGRLLGDMGADVIKVEPPGAPDPLRTWGQAEVDGEHVFWTVHARNKRGITLDLRRPRGRELFLELVEKSDIVVENFRPGTLERWNLGYDVLSERNPGIILVRVSGYGQTGPDAHKAGYASVAEAASGLRHLNGFPGGPPPRLALSLGDSLAGMFGAQGALAALYRRSVTGRGQVVDVALTESCLAVQESTIPDYDAGGVVRGPSGTRLEGIAPSNIYRSADGSWVVIAANQDTVFARLCKAMGRPELATDNRFATHGARGRNQDALDIIIGAWAAERAPGEIIETLSAAGVIAGPINTVAEVVNDPQLRARGMLVEHYDERIGRPVLGPGIVPVFSESPGAVRAAGPARPGQHNDDVYLGLLGKTAEEVAQLRGEEVL; this comes from the coding sequence GTGACTGCCCTGGGCCCGCTGGACGGCATCCGGGTGCTCGAACTGGGCACCCTGATCGCCGGCCCCTTTGCCGGCCGGCTGCTGGGTGATATGGGCGCCGACGTCATCAAGGTGGAGCCGCCCGGCGCCCCCGACCCGCTGCGCACCTGGGGTCAGGCCGAGGTCGACGGCGAACACGTGTTCTGGACCGTGCACGCCCGCAACAAGCGCGGCATAACGCTCGATCTGCGCCGGCCCCGCGGCCGCGAGCTGTTCCTCGAGTTGGTGGAGAAATCCGACATCGTCGTGGAGAACTTCCGCCCCGGCACGCTCGAGCGCTGGAATCTGGGCTACGACGTGCTGAGCGAACGCAATCCGGGCATCATCCTGGTCCGAGTCTCGGGCTACGGGCAAACGGGGCCCGACGCGCACAAGGCCGGTTACGCTTCCGTCGCCGAGGCGGCCAGCGGGCTGCGTCATCTCAACGGATTTCCCGGCGGTCCGCCGCCGCGCCTGGCCTTGTCTCTGGGTGACAGCCTGGCCGGCATGTTCGGCGCCCAGGGCGCGTTGGCTGCGCTGTATCGACGCAGCGTGACCGGGCGCGGTCAGGTGGTCGATGTCGCGTTGACCGAATCATGCCTGGCGGTGCAGGAATCCACGATCCCGGACTACGACGCCGGCGGTGTGGTGCGCGGCCCGTCGGGCACCAGGCTGGAAGGCATTGCGCCGTCGAACATTTACCGCAGCGCCGACGGCTCCTGGGTGGTGATCGCGGCCAATCAGGACACCGTGTTCGCCCGCCTGTGCAAGGCGATGGGCCGCCCGGAACTGGCCACCGACAATCGGTTCGCCACGCATGGCGCGCGCGGGCGCAACCAGGACGCACTCGACATCATCATCGGCGCCTGGGCCGCCGAACGCGCTCCTGGCGAAATCATCGAAACCCTGAGCGCCGCAGGGGTCATCGCCGGACCCATCAACACCGTCGCCGAGGTGGTCAACGACCCGCAGCTGCGGGCCCGCGGCATGCTCGTCGAGCACTATGACGAACGGATCGGCCGCCCGGTGCTCGGACCGGGCATCGTGCCGGTGTTCTCGGAATCCCCCGGCGCCGTCCGCGCCGCCGGGCCGGCGCGCCCGGGCCAACACAACGACGACGTCTATCTGGGCCTGCTCGGCAAGACCGCCGAAGAGGTGGCGCAGTTGCGTGGCGAGGAGGTGCTATGA
- a CDS encoding alpha/beta fold hydrolase, whose amino-acid sequence MKHDYDRIPYLVAFQNNSGVRDVYGGLADITVLESYLLQPKDKPSDTVLVFMHPIGGGAYLPMINALARAGHHVIYCNSRFRGTDSALVMEKVVEDLGECIKDAKKRLGYQKVVLAGWSGGGSLSVFYQQQAQHPTITSSPSGDGPDLTALDLPAADGIMLLAAHISRHGTLTEWLDASILDESDPTKRDPELDLYNPANPNRPPYRQAFLDRYRQAQIDRNRRITAWVKAKFAELQAAGRPDDEFGFVVHGTMADPRWLDPAVDPNERAPGTCYLGDPQVVNMSPVGLARFSTLRGWLSQWSYDDARGDGVACGRDLAIPALVIGNLADDACTPSHTRRLFEAIGHPDKEMYEISGATHYYAGPDQRDKLRQAVDIVTDWLRRHEFAGAE is encoded by the coding sequence GTGAAGCACGACTACGACCGCATTCCCTATCTGGTTGCTTTTCAGAACAATTCCGGTGTCCGCGACGTGTACGGCGGGCTAGCAGACATCACCGTGCTGGAAAGCTACCTGCTCCAGCCCAAGGACAAGCCCTCGGACACCGTGCTGGTGTTCATGCACCCGATCGGTGGCGGCGCCTACCTGCCGATGATCAACGCGCTGGCCCGGGCCGGACATCATGTCATCTACTGCAACAGCCGCTTTCGCGGAACCGACTCGGCGCTAGTGATGGAGAAAGTGGTCGAGGACCTAGGCGAATGCATCAAAGACGCCAAGAAGCGCCTCGGCTATCAGAAGGTGGTGCTGGCCGGCTGGAGTGGGGGCGGGTCGTTGTCGGTGTTCTATCAGCAGCAGGCCCAGCACCCGACCATCACCTCCAGCCCGTCGGGCGACGGGCCCGACCTGACCGCGCTGGACCTGCCCGCCGCCGACGGCATCATGCTGCTGGCGGCCCATATCAGCCGCCACGGCACGCTGACCGAATGGCTGGACGCCTCCATTCTTGACGAGTCCGATCCCACCAAGCGGGACCCGGAGTTGGATCTGTACAACCCCGCCAACCCCAACCGACCGCCCTACCGCCAGGCTTTCCTGGACAGGTATCGGCAGGCACAGATCGACCGCAACCGGCGCATCACCGCCTGGGTCAAAGCCAAGTTCGCTGAGCTACAGGCCGCTGGTCGCCCGGACGACGAGTTCGGGTTCGTCGTTCATGGCACCATGGCCGACCCGCGCTGGCTCGACCCAGCCGTCGATCCCAACGAACGCGCCCCCGGCACCTGCTACCTCGGCGACCCGCAGGTGGTGAACATGAGTCCGGTTGGCTTGGCCCGGTTTTCGACGCTGCGCGGCTGGCTGTCGCAATGGAGCTACGACGATGCCCGCGGCGACGGCGTGGCGTGTGGGCGTGACCTTGCCATCCCGGCGCTGGTCATCGGTAATCTGGCCGATGACGCCTGCACGCCCAGCCACACCCGCCGGCTTTTCGAGGCCATCGGGCATCCGGACAAGGAGATGTACGAGATCTCTGGCGCGACCCACTATTACGCCGGCCCTGACCAGCGCGACAAGCTGCGACAGGCCGTCGACATCGTCACCGACTGGCTGAGGCGCCACGAGTTCGCGGGAGCCGAGTGA
- a CDS encoding homogentisate 1,2-dioxygenase has translation MESFIHLRKGKTPRRLHADLDGLKDDELGRGGFTGRTANLYRRHDPTAYRSVGPLRPVDVLAGELKPSDATDTNGAPLLLFSNADCRILLSRRGEPMPFHLRHVDGDLLCFVHQGAGLLETEFGPLRYREGDWIYLPKACTWRQIPQSQTTLLMVEATDEFGVPPPGQLGRHFPFDPSQVTIAEPAPLEDDGRDEYEVRLVHQGGPTSLYYQHHPIDVEGWRGDNFAFTFNIADYNVVTSDSVHLPPTVHLFMQATGVYVMNFLPKPAEGVPGTERTPWYHRNVDYDEVAFFHGGSLYGIPMPPGLISHAPQGVHHGAPEKARERARRKFDDYSRVDWQVIAIDTRRRLTPSAEVLAHDLGQH, from the coding sequence ATGGAATCGTTCATTCACCTGCGCAAAGGGAAGACGCCGCGGCGCCTGCACGCCGATCTCGACGGCCTCAAAGACGACGAACTGGGCCGCGGTGGGTTCACCGGACGGACCGCTAACCTGTACCGCCGACACGACCCGACCGCCTATCGATCGGTCGGTCCGCTACGACCCGTCGACGTGCTCGCGGGCGAACTGAAGCCCAGTGACGCGACCGACACCAACGGTGCCCCGCTACTGCTGTTCAGCAACGCCGACTGCCGCATCCTGCTCAGCCGCCGGGGTGAACCGATGCCGTTTCATCTCCGTCACGTCGACGGTGACCTACTGTGCTTCGTGCACCAGGGCGCCGGATTGCTGGAAACCGAGTTCGGGCCACTGCGCTACCGCGAGGGCGATTGGATCTACCTGCCCAAGGCATGCACCTGGCGGCAGATCCCCCAGTCCCAAACCACGCTGCTCATGGTGGAAGCCACCGACGAGTTCGGAGTTCCGCCGCCCGGCCAGCTGGGCCGGCATTTCCCGTTCGACCCGTCGCAAGTCACCATCGCCGAACCGGCCCCACTCGAAGACGACGGCCGCGATGAGTACGAGGTCCGACTTGTTCACCAGGGCGGCCCGACATCCCTTTATTACCAACATCATCCGATCGACGTCGAAGGCTGGCGGGGGGACAACTTCGCGTTCACCTTCAACATCGCCGACTACAACGTCGTCACCTCCGATAGTGTGCACCTGCCCCCCACGGTGCACCTGTTCATGCAGGCCACTGGCGTCTACGTGATGAACTTCTTGCCCAAGCCCGCCGAGGGAGTCCCCGGCACCGAACGCACGCCGTGGTATCACCGCAACGTGGACTACGACGAAGTCGCGTTCTTCCACGGCGGCTCGCTCTACGGCATTCCGATGCCGCCGGGCCTGATCTCGCATGCGCCACAGGGCGTTCACCACGGCGCTCCGGAGAAGGCGCGAGAACGCGCACGCCGCAAGTTCGACGACTACTCCCGGGTCGACTGGCAGGTCATCGCCATCGACACCCGGCGCCGACTTACACCCTCGGCCGAGGTGCTGGCTCACGACCTGGGACAACACTGA
- a CDS encoding NADPH:quinone oxidoreductase family protein, whose amino-acid sequence MRAARVTRLDGPDAVEVTEVDEPSGDGSVVVEVHAAGVAFPDALLTRGLYQYRPDPPFVLGAEIAGVVRSAPDDAHVRPGDRVVGLTMLTGGMAEVAVLAPDRTFKLPDNVSFEAGAGVLFNDLTVYFALTERGRLRAGETVLVHGAAGGIGTSALRLASVLGASRVIAVVSTEEKGEIATAAGATDVVLAEGFKDAAKELTGGRGVDIVVDPVGGDRFTDSLRSLAPGGRLLVVGFTGGEIPTVKVNRLLLNNIDVVGVGWGAWTGTHPGALTEQWAALEELLRSGKLAPPEPVVYPLEQAGAAIASLENRSAKGKVVLRVRD is encoded by the coding sequence ATGCGCGCGGCACGGGTGACTCGGCTCGATGGTCCAGATGCGGTCGAGGTGACCGAGGTCGACGAACCCAGTGGCGACGGCAGTGTCGTCGTCGAGGTTCACGCGGCCGGGGTCGCTTTCCCCGACGCGCTGCTCACCCGCGGGCTCTATCAGTACCGGCCCGACCCGCCGTTTGTGCTCGGAGCCGAAATCGCCGGAGTGGTCAGGTCGGCACCGGACGACGCCCACGTGCGGCCCGGTGATCGGGTGGTCGGCCTCACGATGCTCACCGGCGGCATGGCCGAGGTCGCCGTGCTGGCACCGGACCGAACCTTCAAGCTGCCTGACAACGTCAGCTTCGAGGCGGGCGCCGGCGTGCTGTTCAACGACCTGACCGTCTACTTCGCGCTGACCGAGCGGGGGCGCTTGCGCGCGGGTGAGACGGTCCTGGTGCATGGCGCTGCCGGCGGCATCGGCACGTCGGCCCTGCGGCTGGCTTCGGTGCTCGGCGCTTCCCGGGTCATCGCCGTGGTCAGCACCGAGGAAAAGGGCGAAATCGCAACGGCGGCCGGGGCGACCGATGTGGTGCTGGCCGAGGGCTTCAAAGACGCGGCCAAGGAGTTGACCGGTGGCCGCGGGGTCGACATCGTGGTGGACCCGGTCGGCGGTGACCGGTTCACCGATTCACTGCGATCGCTGGCCCCCGGGGGGCGACTGCTGGTCGTCGGCTTCACCGGCGGCGAGATCCCCACCGTCAAGGTGAATCGGTTGCTACTCAACAACATCGACGTCGTCGGTGTCGGCTGGGGAGCCTGGACCGGAACGCACCCCGGCGCGTTGACCGAGCAGTGGGCGGCATTGGAAGAGCTGCTGCGCTCCGGCAAGCTGGCGCCACCCGAACCGGTGGTCTACCCGCTGGAGCAGGCTGGCGCCGCGATCGCGTCCTTGGAGAATCGCAGCGCCAAGGGCAAAGTCGTCTTACGCGTCCGCGACTGA
- a CDS encoding oxidoreductase → METFRALVARQDEDRITASVETLASSDLPPGEVTIRVLYSSVNFKDALAMTPGGGVVRNYPVVPGIDLTGEVVESQSPDFAVGDPVLAHGYQIGTGHHGGYAEYARLPADQVVALGALSPREGAAIGTAGFTAAMSVQALMDWGVTPEDGPIVVTGASGGVGTVSVDLLAAAGYRVVASTGKTQAGERLKKLGAAEVIGRLPADPDAKPRPLAKTRWAGGVDCVGGATLADVLSAVDYRGAVAASGLTGGPALHTTVMPFILRGIALLGMDSVQLPIGPRRQLWARLGDSLRPRHLDEITTEIDVKDVVSVLEKLRDGAFTGRAVVRVADGF, encoded by the coding sequence ATGGAGACGTTTCGTGCGCTGGTAGCGCGCCAAGACGAGGATCGGATAACCGCGTCGGTCGAGACACTGGCCAGCTCGGATCTGCCACCCGGCGAGGTGACGATTCGGGTGCTGTATTCCAGTGTCAACTTCAAGGACGCGCTGGCGATGACGCCAGGCGGCGGCGTGGTGCGCAACTATCCGGTGGTGCCCGGTATCGATCTCACCGGCGAGGTGGTCGAATCACAGTCGCCGGACTTCGCCGTCGGCGACCCGGTTTTGGCTCACGGCTACCAGATCGGAACGGGACACCATGGCGGCTACGCCGAATACGCTCGGCTACCCGCCGACCAGGTGGTCGCGCTGGGCGCCCTGAGCCCGCGCGAGGGCGCGGCGATCGGCACTGCCGGCTTCACCGCGGCGATGAGCGTGCAGGCCCTGATGGATTGGGGGGTGACACCTGAGGATGGACCGATCGTCGTCACCGGCGCCTCCGGCGGGGTGGGCACGGTCAGCGTGGACTTGCTGGCCGCCGCGGGCTACCGCGTGGTGGCGTCCACGGGCAAGACGCAGGCGGGCGAGCGCTTGAAAAAGCTTGGCGCAGCTGAGGTCATCGGCCGGCTGCCCGCCGATCCCGACGCCAAGCCGCGACCCTTGGCCAAAACCCGCTGGGCGGGTGGCGTGGACTGTGTCGGCGGAGCGACGTTGGCCGATGTGCTCAGCGCCGTCGACTACCGCGGCGCGGTAGCCGCCAGCGGCCTGACCGGCGGCCCCGCGCTGCACACCACGGTGATGCCGTTCATTCTGCGCGGCATCGCCCTGCTGGGCATGGACTCGGTTCAGTTGCCCATCGGTCCGCGCCGGCAGTTGTGGGCGCGGCTCGGTGACTCGCTGCGGCCCCGCCACCTTGACGAGATCACCACCGAGATCGACGTCAAAGACGTTGTCAGCGTGCTTGAAAAACTGCGCGACGGCGCCTTCACCGGCCGCGCTGTGGTGCGGGTCGCCGACGGGTTCTAG
- a CDS encoding oxidoreductase: MDSFPLGRFSVARIGFGAMQLPGPGVFGPPRNRDEALAVLRRAVELGVDHIDTAQFYGPNVANELIREALYPYPENLALVSKVGGRRDDAGAWLPIEDPGELRRDLEANLETLGVDQLAAVNLRLMDSEGPGQHFDELLSVMITARDEGLIGAIGLSEVTREHLLHALNQTEIACVQNAFNLTDRSSTPVLQECTERGIAFVPFFPLGSAFAESNPVLGNDVIQDTAARLGRTPAQIALAWTLGVAPNVLLIPGTSSVGHLEENMAVADIELDDDTRRQLDSVAA; this comes from the coding sequence ATGGATTCCTTCCCACTCGGTCGCTTCTCGGTCGCGCGCATCGGCTTCGGCGCAATGCAATTGCCCGGTCCAGGTGTCTTCGGGCCGCCGCGCAACCGTGACGAGGCGCTGGCCGTGCTGCGACGCGCGGTCGAACTCGGCGTCGACCACATCGACACCGCGCAGTTCTACGGGCCCAACGTCGCCAACGAACTCATCCGCGAGGCGCTGTACCCCTACCCGGAAAACCTCGCGCTGGTGAGCAAGGTGGGCGGTCGGCGTGATGACGCCGGGGCCTGGTTGCCCATTGAGGACCCCGGTGAGTTGCGCCGCGATCTCGAGGCGAACTTGGAGACCCTGGGGGTGGACCAATTGGCGGCGGTCAATCTGCGTCTGATGGACAGCGAAGGTCCCGGTCAGCACTTCGACGAACTGCTGTCCGTCATGATCACGGCGCGCGATGAGGGGTTGATCGGAGCCATCGGGCTCAGCGAAGTCACCCGCGAGCATCTGCTACACGCCTTGAACCAAACCGAAATCGCTTGTGTGCAGAACGCTTTCAATCTCACCGACCGATCCTCCACACCGGTGCTGCAAGAGTGCACCGAGCGCGGCATCGCGTTCGTGCCGTTCTTCCCGCTGGGATCGGCGTTCGCGGAGTCCAATCCGGTGTTGGGTAACGACGTCATCCAAGATACGGCCGCTCGACTGGGTCGCACTCCGGCGCAGATCGCGTTGGCTTGGACGCTTGGCGTGGCACCCAATGTGCTGTTGATCCCGGGAACCTCGTCGGTCGGTCATCTCGAGGAGAACATGGCGGTGGCCGACATCGAACTCGACGACGACACGCGCCGGCAGCTCGACTCAGTCGCGGCGTGA